Proteins from a genomic interval of Acetobacterium woodii DSM 1030:
- a CDS encoding plasmid mobilization protein, giving the protein MIKIEINSLKEVRQNRGLTQQALADLIGVSRKRIYLFEVGEAKPVPNEKQKLCIALHLTAEELEESLKLVKGKKQKVKSNVVTFRATDELYEKIVENARQSNMKIGTYVAKTYEGGQIKVIEGLPEFTQELRRIGVNLNQLTKLSHVGKIRNPDLKPIQNTINEIYIKLNRMLSD; this is encoded by the coding sequence GTGATTAAAATCGAAATAAACAGTTTAAAAGAAGTCCGGCAAAACCGTGGCTTAACTCAACAGGCGCTGGCTGATCTGATCGGTGTTTCCCGGAAGCGGATTTACCTGTTTGAAGTTGGCGAAGCAAAACCAGTTCCAAATGAAAAACAAAAGTTATGTATTGCGCTGCATCTTACCGCGGAAGAATTGGAGGAATCCTTAAAACTGGTTAAAGGTAAGAAGCAGAAAGTTAAATCAAACGTTGTTACTTTTCGGGCAACCGATGAGTTATACGAAAAGATTGTTGAGAACGCCAGGCAATCGAATATGAAAATTGGTACCTACGTGGCCAAGACCTATGAAGGCGGGCAGATCAAGGTGATTGAGGGCTTGCCGGAGTTTACCCAAGAACTCCGGCGCATCGGTGTTAATCTCAATCAACTGACAAAGCTCAGTCATGTCGGAAAGATTAGAAACCCTGATTTAAAACCCATACAGAATACCATAAATGAGATCTATATTAAGCTGAACCGTATGCTCAGCGATTGA
- a CDS encoding single-stranded DNA-binding protein, which yields MNKVILIGRLCRDPDLKNTTTGKAVATFNLAVDRRFKNKDGQKEADFVPIVVWGKQAEFAGQYLSKGSQIGVSGRLQVRSYDAQDGQRRYVTEVVADEINFISTKPKEGAKRSQQVPDEPMGLDADFHLMANDDDIPF from the coding sequence ATGAACAAAGTTATATTGATTGGTCGTTTGTGTCGTGATCCAGATCTAAAGAACACGACCACTGGTAAAGCCGTTGCTACATTTAATCTGGCAGTGGATCGGCGTTTCAAAAACAAGGATGGCCAGAAAGAAGCGGATTTTGTACCAATTGTGGTATGGGGAAAGCAGGCAGAGTTTGCCGGGCAGTATCTATCTAAAGGCAGTCAAATTGGGGTATCGGGAAGACTACAAGTCAGAAGTTATGATGCCCAGGATGGTCAGCGCCGATACGTCACAGAAGTGGTAGCCGATGAAATAAACTTCATTTCGACCAAACCAAAGGAAGGTGCGAAAAGAAGTCAACAAGTACCTGATGAGCCGATGGGGTTGGATGCCGATTTTCATTTGATGGCGAATGACGATGACATACCGTTTTAA
- a CDS encoding DUF7768 domain-containing protein yields MNKKLVYICSPLKGDLAANMAKAVDYAKSASEEGVIPLAPHTIFTQFLNDMIPEERQRGLKLGIDLLKRCDEIWVYENKLSGGMKNEIVLAYGEGKPVIAKQMSHETYTEFLALQNVFKASFNQQQWAVICQGMDQGLNPRIFANSRMEASEMDEIVQGLQAIKNRYLDNFAATEHQDDHTASIHPINDQNDYDYAMEALG; encoded by the coding sequence ATGAATAAGAAGCTTGTCTATATTTGTTCGCCCTTAAAAGGCGATTTAGCGGCAAACATGGCTAAGGCCGTTGATTATGCGAAATCAGCCAGTGAGGAAGGCGTGATACCATTAGCACCCCATACGATTTTCACCCAGTTTCTAAACGATATGATCCCTGAAGAAAGGCAACGGGGATTAAAGCTGGGCATCGATCTATTAAAACGCTGTGATGAGATTTGGGTTTATGAAAATAAATTATCAGGAGGGATGAAAAATGAAATTGTCTTAGCTTATGGGGAAGGTAAACCGGTGATTGCGAAGCAGATGAGTCATGAAACCTACACTGAGTTTCTGGCCTTGCAAAATGTCTTTAAAGCGAGTTTTAACCAACAACAATGGGCGGTCATTTGCCAGGGAATGGATCAAGGTTTAAACCCCCGGATCTTTGCCAATTCACGGATGGAGGCCAGTGAAATGGATGAGATCGTTCAGGGACTACAAGCGATTAAAAATCGTTATCTGGATAATTTTGCAGCCACTGAGCATCAAGACGATCATACGGCTTCGATTCATCCCATTAACGATCAAAATGACTATGACTATGCGATGGAAGCATTGGGTTAG
- a CDS encoding DUF3991 and TOPRIM domain-containing protein, which translates to MGRIPEETLEKVKKINIIDYAMNNGYEIRRIGSQFKIKDFGGLFIDAEGEKWNRFSDDSKEAGGGIIQFVKYMDQLDFRKAVEKLIDYASLERPPNQEAIAHIKAAKQVKKEPGVFKVPNRAQNYRRVFAYLTKTRQIDAEIVQYYVKHRKIYQDDHNNCVFCGGDEKGKVRSASLRGTYDVPGKDPFKGLVPNSDKLYPFTYEGKSNRVMVFEAPIDMLSYQSIKKEFGLHSDCQDHYIALNGVAHIGLAHYLESHPDINRVVFCLDNDEPGVKNTAELLNSIEEKYPQKYEFDLKVPTNKDWNQDLRLIHEAKELAKNQEWEEVVELEA; encoded by the coding sequence ATGGGAAGAATACCAGAAGAAACACTTGAAAAAGTAAAAAAAATTAACATTATTGATTATGCTATGAATAATGGTTATGAGATTAGACGGATAGGCAGCCAGTTTAAGATCAAGGATTTTGGTGGCTTGTTTATTGATGCCGAAGGTGAAAAATGGAATCGCTTTTCCGATGATTCAAAAGAAGCAGGTGGAGGGATTATTCAGTTTGTCAAATATATGGATCAACTGGATTTTCGCAAAGCCGTGGAAAAGTTGATCGATTATGCAAGCCTTGAAAGGCCACCCAATCAGGAAGCAATTGCTCATATTAAAGCGGCCAAACAGGTAAAAAAAGAACCGGGCGTTTTTAAGGTGCCGAATCGGGCACAGAACTATCGGCGTGTTTTTGCTTATCTGACGAAGACCCGCCAGATTGATGCCGAAATTGTTCAGTATTATGTTAAACACCGCAAGATCTATCAGGATGATCATAATAATTGCGTCTTTTGTGGTGGCGATGAAAAGGGCAAGGTTCGGAGTGCTTCACTCCGGGGGACTTATGATGTTCCGGGCAAAGATCCCTTTAAAGGGTTGGTTCCCAACTCCGATAAACTTTATCCCTTTACCTATGAAGGGAAAAGTAATCGGGTGATGGTTTTTGAAGCACCGATTGACATGTTATCGTACCAGTCAATTAAAAAAGAGTTTGGTCTACATTCAGATTGTCAAGATCATTACATTGCCTTAAACGGGGTCGCACATATTGGCCTGGCCCATTATCTCGAAAGCCATCCGGATATTAATCGGGTGGTTTTTTGTTTGGATAATGACGAACCGGGCGTCAAAAATACGGCTGAACTTTTAAATAGTATCGAAGAAAAATATCCTCAGAAGTATGAATTCGATCTGAAGGTGCCAACCAATAAGGATTGGAATCAAGACCTTCGTTTAATTCACGAAGCAAAAGAATTGGCAAAGAATCAAGAATGGGAGGAGGTGGTTGAATTGGAGGCTTAA
- a CDS encoding VirD4-like conjugal transfer protein, CD1115 family, whose product MNKKAKLIGAVIVLVLGVVASVFGTWYLHHLLTRSVMAPIQFKSFIELIELNVNARNIFLLLLVGSFFMALVVLLNRTRVYQSELVTITPRIQIPRPAGQHQHGSAWFLAEKDKVKAFNTVEIDSHQADIKRLIEAGKLDKEIVDGVVQPKCRVVRIDKRFEKGGIVLGKKDKKGKERLYFIAEDAHTIVFGATRCGKTRHVVLQTIGLLGLTGESIIATDPKGECYIYTRFFLERCGYKVYALDFKNPKKSHRYNFCQPIIDAVNASDIPKAIDYTWDLVSILVGEAKGEKLWTNGEASIIAASLLAVVIENKKKPQYQNLTNVYYFIAEMCKPPKQGEEMAIVKYMNRLKIKDPTHPAVGLLAISEISPSRTRGSFFTSALTTLRLFTNPLIADMTCQSDFRPADAGMEKTAIFLILPDGKLTYHPIAALFCAQLYTLTTEEADLHHGGRLPIRMNFVLDEFGNFIKWPDLTTQLTAGGSRGIRFNFWVQGSSQLEEKYSKEEARTIKGNCENWIYLQTDDAETLKEISDKLGPYTTSSYSISSSQQKHQSASSSQSLNLISRPLLLGNEIGKIDRPYSLVTSRNDPAMMTAPDLSQWFFNDMYGLGDEIHNTKMIKQRQAQREERVIKDLDLWGIWNIYKVD is encoded by the coding sequence GTGAATAAAAAAGCAAAATTAATCGGCGCGGTGATTGTTCTGGTTTTAGGGGTGGTGGCCTCGGTGTTTGGCACCTGGTACCTGCATCACTTATTAACTCGCAGCGTAATGGCGCCGATTCAGTTTAAAAGTTTTATTGAGTTAATTGAACTAAACGTTAATGCCAGAAATATTTTTCTGCTGTTACTGGTTGGTTCTTTTTTTATGGCTTTAGTGGTGCTGCTAAATCGAACCAGGGTTTATCAGAGTGAGCTGGTGACGATCACACCACGGATTCAAATTCCCCGACCAGCCGGACAGCATCAACATGGGTCAGCCTGGTTTTTAGCAGAAAAAGACAAAGTAAAAGCATTTAATACGGTCGAGATCGATTCCCATCAGGCAGATATTAAACGGCTGATTGAAGCTGGAAAGCTGGATAAGGAGATTGTAGATGGTGTCGTGCAACCCAAGTGTCGCGTCGTTCGGATCGATAAACGCTTTGAAAAAGGCGGGATTGTTCTCGGCAAGAAAGACAAGAAAGGAAAAGAACGGCTTTATTTTATTGCAGAAGATGCCCATACGATTGTGTTTGGCGCGACCCGTTGTGGAAAAACTCGACATGTGGTGCTGCAAACCATTGGACTACTGGGGTTGACCGGCGAATCGATCATTGCGACTGATCCCAAAGGTGAGTGTTACATTTACACCCGGTTTTTCCTAGAGCGATGCGGATATAAGGTGTATGCACTGGATTTTAAAAATCCCAAGAAATCCCATCGTTATAACTTTTGTCAACCGATTATCGATGCGGTGAATGCTTCGGATATTCCCAAGGCAATTGATTATACCTGGGATCTGGTCAGTATATTGGTGGGGGAGGCAAAGGGGGAAAAACTATGGACCAATGGGGAAGCATCGATTATTGCAGCCTCACTACTAGCAGTAGTAATTGAAAATAAAAAGAAACCCCAATACCAGAATTTAACCAACGTTTATTATTTCATCGCAGAAATGTGTAAGCCACCCAAACAGGGTGAGGAAATGGCCATTGTCAAATATATGAATCGACTCAAAATTAAAGATCCGACGCATCCGGCGGTGGGCCTATTGGCGATATCCGAAATTTCACCATCACGGACGAGGGGATCTTTTTTCACGTCCGCCTTGACCACCTTACGGTTGTTTACCAATCCGCTAATTGCCGACATGACCTGTCAGTCGGATTTTCGACCAGCGGATGCCGGTATGGAAAAGACGGCGATATTCTTGATTCTGCCAGACGGAAAACTGACCTATCACCCAATTGCAGCCTTGTTCTGTGCCCAGCTTTATACCTTAACAACGGAGGAGGCTGATTTACATCATGGCGGACGCTTGCCGATTCGAATGAACTTTGTCCTCGATGAGTTTGGTAACTTTATTAAGTGGCCAGACTTGACGACCCAATTAACCGCCGGTGGAAGCCGGGGAATCCGATTTAACTTCTGGGTACAGGGATCTTCCCAACTCGAAGAAAAGTATTCAAAAGAAGAAGCCCGAACGATTAAAGGCAATTGTGAAAACTGGATCTACTTACAGACCGATGATGCCGAAACCTTAAAAGAAATTTCTGACAAACTGGGGCCTTATACAACCAGTAGCTATTCGATTTCGTCATCCCAGCAGAAACATCAATCAGCATCATCATCCCAGTCGCTCAATCTGATCAGCCGACCTTTATTACTGGGTAATGAAATTGGAAAGATTGACCGACCCTACAGTTTAGTAACCAGTCGAAATGATCCGGCAATGATGACAGCGCCAGATCTCTCACAGTGGTTTTTTAATGATATGTATGGATTGGGTGATGAAATACACAATACCAAAATGATTAAACAAAGACAAGCACAACGCGAGGAACGGGTGATAAAAGACCTTGATCTTTGGGGTATCTGGAATATTTATAAGGTGGATTGA
- a CDS encoding conjugal transfer protein TrbL family protein: MFDIFLGFLGDFMNNGSSAFASNTTSIKSLADNVFYIDRWIGDTTQMDFFSGMSTVVFEMAMWLLILKFLRNGFETYISETGGDPDASPMAMVARFVKAIVLAVSFPVLYEFFARICISFLMMLLDSSSLPLSENSNLLTQITTASTSGLANFVFWIGFLILYFQLLKRGAELLVLRLCFPIACVGLIESDNGAYAPFMMMIFKTGMTTVIQIALFQLSYKMISSYDILIGFIFLILAITAPKFLQQFMVPSGGGGGANKALTVARISEVAVRAIK; encoded by the coding sequence GTGTTTGATATATTTTTGGGGTTTTTAGGCGACTTTATGAATAATGGCAGTAGTGCTTTTGCCTCGAATACGACGTCAATCAAATCATTGGCCGATAATGTTTTTTATATTGATCGATGGATTGGGGACACGACACAGATGGATTTTTTTAGTGGCATGTCAACAGTTGTGTTTGAAATGGCGATGTGGCTACTGATTCTTAAATTCCTCCGTAATGGTTTTGAAACCTACATATCGGAAACCGGCGGTGATCCGGACGCCAGTCCGATGGCGATGGTCGCCCGATTTGTCAAGGCAATTGTCCTGGCTGTCAGTTTTCCGGTCTTGTATGAGTTTTTTGCCCGGATCTGTATTTCGTTTTTAATGATGCTGTTGGACAGTAGTAGTTTACCGCTATCGGAAAACTCAAATTTACTGACGCAAATTACAACGGCGTCAACATCGGGTCTTGCAAATTTTGTTTTCTGGATCGGTTTTCTGATCCTATATTTTCAGCTTCTTAAACGTGGCGCGGAACTACTGGTTTTGCGCCTATGTTTTCCAATCGCTTGTGTCGGGCTGATTGAAAGTGATAATGGAGCTTATGCTCCATTTATGATGATGATTTTTAAGACTGGAATGACCACCGTGATACAAATCGCATTGTTTCAATTGTCATATAAAATGATCAGTTCCTACGACATTTTGATTGGATTTATCTTTTTAATATTGGCAATTACAGCCCCGAAGTTTTTACAACAGTTTATGGTGCCATCCGGTGGCGGTGGCGGTGCCAACAAAGCTTTGACGGTTGCCCGAATATCTGAGGTAGCCGTGCGAGCGATCAAGTAA
- the cpaB gene encoding Flp pilus assembly protein CpaB, producing the protein MKNKGKIVVGFFTVLISLLVAVVIPIVIGMIGNTTEIVKVKETIKANGELTRDNLEMVEMTNYNLPTNAIKNIDDVIGKYTTARLEPGDYVLESKLVGDLIESGNYLGLLDGNKQVVSVTVKDLASGMSGKLTAGDIVSIFNSAEMVNGLSKAYPELQYIKVLAVTTASGIDLEGEAYTKDSELPATVTLLVNQKQAELVTAMDKQGNPVFSLVFPHNGEESLANAFLEKQDQYFKTGNNNGSI; encoded by the coding sequence ATGAAAAATAAAGGAAAGATAGTGGTTGGTTTCTTTACGGTGCTGATTTCATTGCTGGTTGCAGTTGTCATTCCGATTGTGATCGGAATGATCGGCAATACGACGGAGATTGTCAAAGTAAAAGAAACGATTAAAGCCAATGGTGAATTAACCAGAGACAATCTGGAAATGGTAGAAATGACCAATTATAATCTACCGACGAATGCCATTAAAAATATCGATGATGTGATCGGCAAATATACAACGGCTCGGCTGGAGCCGGGTGATTATGTATTGGAAAGCAAACTGGTCGGGGATCTGATTGAAAGCGGAAATTACCTGGGTCTTTTAGATGGCAATAAGCAGGTCGTTTCTGTTACCGTTAAAGATCTGGCCAGTGGCATGTCCGGGAAACTGACTGCCGGTGATATTGTTTCAATCTTTAACAGTGCCGAGATGGTTAACGGCCTAAGCAAGGCTTATCCGGAACTACAGTATATCAAGGTCTTAGCGGTGACCACCGCATCCGGGATTGACCTGGAGGGCGAAGCCTATACAAAAGATTCCGAACTGCCAGCGACGGTTACCCTGCTGGTGAATCAAAAACAGGCGGAGCTGGTAACCGCCATGGATAAACAGGGAAATCCGGTTTTTTCACTGGTTTTTCCGCATAATGGGGAAGAAAGTTTGGCGAATGCCTTTTTAGAAAAACAGGATCAATATTTTAAAACCGGTAACAACAACGGTTCAATATAA
- a CDS encoding ParA family protein has product MKLISVWGSPGGGKTTLSVELAKKISLDTQKNVVLIFPDDQASPISYLFPSLEKEGGSLGSIVATAGFNQEAIKKTLVNHRKNKYLAFLGYRDGESRLNYPEMVESQVIDLFIALGHLFDYCIVDCQSNVMYDRITQYALRYGEVVMLGGGDLKSIAFFKSISSQIQDYPGIRQAISAVNNPWDFETWKMMAEKYNEKVTCFFPYSADLQMAYLEGTSIEPFKNNHHNKEWHDALTKLMSELLEAAAPPEVNPDEQKSKKKNRVKKEKKPKVKRRPFFGRKKEQEVIDES; this is encoded by the coding sequence ATGAAGTTAATAAGTGTATGGGGTTCTCCCGGCGGGGGGAAAACAACCTTAAGTGTGGAGTTGGCTAAAAAAATCAGTTTGGATACGCAAAAAAATGTGGTATTGATTTTCCCCGATGATCAGGCCAGTCCGATTAGCTATCTTTTTCCTTCGTTGGAAAAAGAAGGGGGATCGCTGGGAAGCATTGTGGCCACAGCCGGATTTAATCAGGAAGCAATTAAAAAAACGCTGGTTAATCACCGTAAAAATAAATATCTGGCTTTTTTAGGGTATCGGGATGGTGAATCCCGACTTAATTATCCGGAAATGGTGGAGTCCCAGGTCATCGATTTATTCATTGCCCTGGGACATTTGTTTGATTATTGCATTGTCGATTGTCAGTCCAATGTGATGTATGATCGGATTACACAATACGCCCTTCGTTATGGCGAAGTGGTGATGCTTGGCGGTGGTGATTTAAAATCCATCGCCTTTTTTAAATCGATCAGCAGTCAAATTCAGGATTATCCTGGAATTCGCCAAGCGATTTCAGCGGTTAATAATCCCTGGGATTTTGAAACCTGGAAGATGATGGCCGAAAAATATAATGAAAAAGTGACCTGCTTTTTTCCTTACTCAGCGGATCTGCAAATGGCCTATCTGGAAGGGACATCAATCGAACCGTTTAAGAATAATCACCACAATAAAGAGTGGCACGATGCTTTAACAAAGCTAATGAGTGAACTTCTGGAAGCAGCAGCACCTCCGGAAGTCAACCCGGATGAGCAAAAATCTAAAAAGAAAAATCGCGTCAAAAAAGAGAAAAAGCCCAAAGTAAAACGGCGTCCTTTCTTTGGCCGAAAAAAGGAGCAGGAGGTCATCGATGAATCTTAA
- a CDS encoding ATPase, T2SS/T4P/T4SS family produces the protein MNLKINRELEEIVNRIQMEINATNHQAISGKHKNEELIINTIKKYITDHNTVVEGYTSRELTNRIFNAMARYDILTPLLENFEGTIEEININRWDDVKVHYQNGEVLWTKETFFSPKFAKDTIVRLLAEQSEETLSEANSVVSGSLGTNIRINAACYPTLDEDAGVQASIRIINPNKLGRDDLINNGTLTEEIFDFINLCKNYGASIIVAGATDAGKTTFMSSALADTPDHKRIVTIEEGIREFDLIKRDEAGRVINNVVHLKTDKNHSQIDLLKFSLMCNPDIISVAEMKSKEAYAAQEAARTGHMVMSTTHANNCRAAYTRMMTLCKMTSSIDDKMLYSLIAEAFPIAIFCKRLDDFNRKVMEVTECFEDENGKIDFNTLYSYEIDASVRLSDAKYKIDGHFVKNGIISSRFQNWLRSSGVPMNEIKRFLVLEGSDQK, from the coding sequence ATGAATCTTAAAATAAATCGTGAACTTGAAGAAATTGTGAATCGGATTCAAATGGAGATTAATGCGACCAATCACCAGGCGATTTCCGGTAAACATAAAAATGAAGAGCTGATTATTAATACCATTAAAAAATATATTACCGACCATAACACAGTGGTGGAAGGGTATACCAGCCGGGAATTGACGAATCGCATTTTTAATGCGATGGCGCGATATGATATTTTAACCCCTTTACTTGAAAATTTTGAAGGGACAATCGAGGAAATAAATATCAATCGCTGGGATGATGTGAAGGTTCATTATCAAAATGGCGAGGTACTATGGACTAAAGAAACCTTTTTCTCTCCGAAGTTTGCCAAAGACACAATTGTGCGATTATTGGCCGAACAATCAGAAGAAACCTTATCGGAGGCAAACTCGGTTGTATCGGGTTCATTAGGAACAAATATCCGAATTAATGCAGCCTGTTATCCAACACTTGATGAAGATGCCGGGGTTCAGGCTTCGATTCGGATTATCAATCCCAACAAGCTGGGTCGGGATGATTTAATTAACAACGGAACCTTAACGGAAGAAATATTTGATTTTATTAACCTTTGTAAGAATTACGGGGCTTCGATTATCGTCGCCGGTGCGACTGACGCTGGAAAAACAACCTTTATGAGTAGCGCATTAGCGGATACACCGGATCACAAACGCATTGTCACGATTGAAGAAGGAATAAGAGAATTTGATTTAATTAAACGGGATGAAGCTGGTCGGGTCATTAATAATGTGGTGCATTTGAAAACCGATAAAAATCATAGTCAAATTGATTTGCTCAAATTTTCGTTGATGTGTAATCCGGATATTATCAGTGTAGCCGAAATGAAGTCGAAAGAAGCTTATGCCGCTCAGGAGGCGGCCAGAACCGGACATATGGTTATGAGTACGACCCATGCTAATAATTGTCGGGCTGCTTACACCCGGATGATGACCTTGTGCAAAATGACATCATCGATCGATGATAAGATGTTGTACAGTTTGATTGCTGAAGCATTTCCGATTGCGATTTTCTGCAAAAGATTAGATGACTTTAATCGAAAAGTAATGGAGGTAACCGAATGTTTTGAGGATGAAAATGGCAAGATTGATTTTAATACCCTTTACAGCTATGAAATAGACGCATCGGTTAGACTATCGGACGCTAAATATAAGATTGACGGCCATTTTGTCAAAAATGGAATCATTTCTTCGCGATTTCAAAATTGGTTGCGCTCAAGTGGCGTACCAATGAACGAAATCAAACGGTTCTTAGTTTTAGAAGGAAGTGATCAGAAATGA
- a CDS encoding type II secretion system F family protein yields MSGQSLLIFMMLVVGGFLMLDLSPRSITEIVMEWMAYDKKDIRSVIKRATHDQKKRRNPFFLIKRTMLEARSVLKISGREALFTTLILISLALFGGGFIFGLLVNNIPLSLTLSIGFGLLPFWYVKATEIEFLNELNDEMESALSGISTAYKRTGNFKKAVEDNLYNFNPPISQIFEEFLFETKYVSPDIERALEHMSDKLDNTIFKEWCEMVIACQNNPKLIPLLSGIVDKLADVKQSTSNLGVQLSSPLHANLLLGIIAIGMYPLFYFVNRTWFNALVATDIGKVITALTWATIFFVLNKSMKQKKPIEYDV; encoded by the coding sequence ATGAGCGGACAATCGTTGCTAATCTTCATGATGCTGGTCGTCGGCGGTTTTCTGATGTTGGATCTTTCACCGCGATCGATAACCGAGATCGTGATGGAGTGGATGGCTTATGATAAAAAAGACATTCGCTCCGTTATTAAGCGGGCGACTCATGATCAGAAAAAACGGCGCAACCCCTTTTTTCTGATTAAGCGAACGATGTTGGAGGCCCGCTCGGTGCTTAAGATCAGTGGACGGGAAGCACTGTTTACCACCCTGATTCTGATTTCACTGGCGCTTTTTGGTGGTGGTTTTATCTTTGGCTTGTTAGTCAATAATATTCCATTGTCATTGACCTTAAGTATAGGCTTTGGGTTATTGCCATTCTGGTACGTCAAAGCCACCGAGATTGAGTTTCTAAATGAATTAAACGATGAAATGGAATCGGCATTATCGGGGATCTCAACGGCATATAAACGAACCGGAAATTTTAAAAAAGCGGTCGAAGATAATCTTTACAATTTCAATCCCCCGATTAGTCAGATTTTTGAGGAATTCTTATTTGAAACCAAATATGTATCGCCGGATATTGAGCGGGCACTCGAACATATGAGTGACAAACTCGACAATACGATTTTTAAAGAATGGTGCGAGATGGTTATTGCCTGTCAGAATAATCCCAAACTGATTCCGCTGCTTAGTGGGATTGTTGATAAATTGGCCGATGTTAAACAGTCTACCAGTAACCTGGGGGTGCAGCTTTCTTCACCACTGCACGCTAACTTATTATTAGGAATAATTGCGATTGGGATGTACCCGCTTTTTTATTTCGTTAATCGGACCTGGTTTAATGCGCTGGTGGCGACTGATATTGGTAAAGTCATTACGGCCCTCACGTGGGCAACCATTTTCTTTGTGCTCAATAAGTCGATGAAACAGAAAAAGCCGATTGAGTACGACGTGTAA
- a CDS encoding DUF4320 family protein: protein MKRDRGVFTTQFAIYFMIAIFIFSMIFGILPVFTQHMKLNRLAAEVVREAELTGATGESVMDRYEETAKRLGLTPKEISFSGTKYIEGTKNVQINDDICVTITQDYKWFSTFLGGEGIDSQITVRALGRSGVYHK from the coding sequence ATGAAACGGGATCGAGGCGTATTTACGACTCAATTTGCAATTTATTTTATGATTGCAATATTTATTTTTTCAATGATTTTTGGAATACTGCCGGTTTTTACCCAGCATATGAAGCTGAATCGGCTGGCTGCCGAGGTAGTCAGAGAAGCCGAGCTAACCGGAGCGACGGGCGAATCGGTGATGGATCGCTACGAAGAGACTGCCAAACGACTGGGACTCACTCCGAAGGAAATTAGTTTTAGTGGAACGAAATATATCGAGGGAACCAAGAACGTCCAGATCAATGATGATATTTGTGTCACGATTACTCAGGACTATAAATGGTTTAGTACGTTTTTAGGTGGTGAAGGAATTGACTCGCAGATAACCGTCCGGGCGCTGGGAAGAAGCGGGGTGTATCACAAGTGA
- a CDS encoding Fic family protein produces MKDRYHLTQKENIFLAKKRLVQNIYTGAKLEGSMITFPETQTILDGVNVANVTLDDIQTILNLRDGWRYLLAHVEDPLDLAYLCKINEYIARNESLEWGVLRYGQVGISGTDYRPPIPKADQVVATLDKITRTTQSPTEQALDYFLYGTRSQLFWDGNKRTSLLIANKILIANGAGILLIPDSQLNLFNQVLVDYYNSGQGEDLKTFLYEQCLEGIEKEHVIEDDLEPEI; encoded by the coding sequence ATGAAAGATCGCTATCACTTAACGCAAAAGGAAAATATTTTTCTGGCTAAAAAACGCCTGGTTCAAAACATCTATACTGGGGCAAAACTGGAAGGTTCGATGATTACCTTTCCCGAAACACAAACGATTCTCGATGGCGTCAATGTAGCTAATGTAACCCTTGATGATATTCAAACGATCTTAAACCTTCGTGATGGTTGGCGTTATCTGTTAGCCCATGTGGAAGATCCGCTTGATTTGGCTTATTTGTGTAAGATTAACGAATATATCGCCCGTAACGAAAGTTTAGAATGGGGCGTCTTGCGTTATGGTCAGGTGGGTATCTCCGGAACCGATTATCGGCCACCGATTCCTAAAGCCGATCAGGTGGTTGCGACCTTGGATAAAATTACCAGGACAACCCAATCCCCAACCGAGCAGGCCCTCGACTATTTTCTTTATGGAACCCGGTCGCAGCTTTTTTGGGATGGCAATAAGCGAACCAGCTTATTGATTGCCAATAAAATTTTGATTGCCAACGGAGCCGGAATTTTGTTGATTCCGGATTCACAGCTTAATCTTTTTAATCAGGTATTGGTTGATTATTATAATAGTGGTCAAGGCGAGGATTTAAAAACCTTTTTATATGAACAGTGCCTTGAGGGCATCGAAAAAGAACATGTCATTGAGGATGATTTAGAACCGGAAATTTAA